A single genomic interval of Musa acuminata AAA Group cultivar baxijiao chromosome BXJ3-4, Cavendish_Baxijiao_AAA, whole genome shotgun sequence harbors:
- the LOC135636259 gene encoding uncharacterized protein LOC135636259, with product MDAVTADKETARRSLRRLRRICTLFRCLEGLAAAALLLSWSSSHLSVDLLRRLAAVLLGPRFVFILANAIVLLLLAESGRLSPSPASAASDGGGALYEEILEIRRRISDSLPPPKPAPTPEDAVFEDKAVCVETRALRRSRSGRTLRRQRARSELLRSETDVGRKKAEEETLAVEEDEVEDAEEFRRTIEAFIAKQAKFHREESMTAVVPDAEVNRTLVCSAGSPEPCNFEINKCQ from the coding sequence ATGGACGCGGTGACGGCAGACAAGGAGACGGCGAGGCGGAGCCTCCGCCGCCTCCGCAGGATCTGCACGCTGTTCCGTTGCCTGGAGGGCCTCGCCGCCGCCGCACTCCTGCTCTCCTGGTCCTCCTCCCACCTCTCCGTTGATCTCCTCCGCCGCCTCGCCGCCGTTCTCCTCGGCCCCCGATTCGTCTTCATCCTCGCCAACGccatcgtcctcctcctcctcgccgagTCCGGCCGACTCTCCCCCTCCCCCGCTTCGGCCGCCTCCGACGGCGGCGGCGCTCTGTACGAGGAGATCCTCGAGATCCGGCGCCGGATTTCCGACTCACTCCCGCCACCGAAGCCGGCCCCGACGCCGGAGGATGCAGTGTTCGAGGACAAGGCCGTGTGCGTGGAGACGCGGGCGCTCCGGAGGAGCCGGTCGGGGAGGACGCTGCGGCGGCAAAGGGCGCGGTCCGAGCTCCTCCGATCTGAGACGGACGTCGGGCGGAAGAAAGCAGAGGAGGAGACGCTGGCCGTGGAAGAAGACGAGGTGGAGGACGCGGAGGAGTTCCGGCGGACGATAGAAGCGTTCATCGCTAAGCAAGCCAAGTTCCACCGGGAGGAGTCGATGACGGCCGTCGTCCCAGACGCGGAAGTAAACCGCACCTTAGTCTGTTCCGCCGGATCACCAGAACCATGTAACTTTGAAATAAACAAATGTCAATAA
- the LOC135636260 gene encoding large ribosomal subunit protein P2A-like encodes MKVIAAYLLAVLGGNSHPSAGDITSILESVGAEVDVKRINLLLSEVEGKDITELIAAGREKFASVPSGGAVAAVSVAGAGGAAAGAAPAEEPKKEEKVEEKEESDDDMGFSLFD; translated from the exons ATGAAGGTGATCGCGGCGTATCTCCTCGCAGTTCTCGGCGGCAACTCTCATCCCTCCGCTGGCGACATCACGTCCATCCTTGAATCAG TGGGAGCGGAGGTAGACGTGAAGAGGATAAATCTTCTCCTGTCGGAAGTTGAGGGGAAGGACATCACGGAGCTCATCGCCGCCGGAAGGGAGAAGTTCGCCTCGGTCCCGTCGGGAGGCGCCGTGGCGGCCGTCTCGGTCGCCGGCGCTGGTGGTGCTGCTGCGGGCGCTGCCCCGGCCGAGGAGCCGAAGAAGGAGGAGAAGGTCGAGGAGAAGGAGGAATCCGACGAC GATATGGGCTTCAGCTTGTTCGATTGA